ATTTCATCTGTTGCGCTCAATCCTATATTTTTGTCTTTAACCTCTTTGCCTGACATAGAAAAGATCTCTTCCTTTCGAGAGAACCTTTCATTTTTGAGATCTCTGAATGATTATGACTCTGTACAATACGAAGCTGTTAGAAAAATAAAAATCGCCATTCTTAGAGAATATTACGAATTTGTGGGGAAAATGTGTGTAAAAACAGATCCCTTGTTTCAAAGCTTTCTCGAAAAAGAAGCGTACTGGTTAAAACCCTATGCATTATTTCGATCCCTTCGAGAATCTTTTCAGAACTCCCCCATCAATCAATGGCCAGGAAACGCCATAGAACATCTCGACATCAAATTCTTTGAAGAAAGACACTCTGACTCTGTAGCTTTTTTTCAGTATCTACAATACCTATGCTTTCAACAGTTTTCTCTTGTACGAAAGGAAGCAGACAAATTAGGAATTCTTATTAAAGGCGATATTCCTATTCTCATAAGTAACGACAGTGCAGACGTATGGTACTACAGAAAGCTTTTTACCTCTTCTGTCTCCGTCGGAGCTCCGCCTGACCTATATAATCAAGAGGGACAAAATTGGAAGCTTCCCCTCTATAACTGGGAAGCTATGGAAGCTACTCATTATGAATGGTGGGAAGCACGTCTACGTTACGCAGAAAATTTTTATTCTCTTTATCGACTAGACCATGTGGCAGGATTTTTCCGAATGTGGGTTATCCCAAAGGTTGGAAAAGCCAGATTTATTCCAGCCCAAGAATCTGAATTCTTAGTACAGGGAGTTCATGTTTTAAAAAAATTATTACACTTCTCGAAAATGCTCCCCGTTGGAGAAGATCTTGGTGATGTTCCCTTAAGTATACGGACATCCTTGAAAACTCTAGGTATTTGTGGAACAAAAATTCCTCGGTGGGAAAGACGCTGGGATTTTGACGGATCCTTTATCCCTCTCGCTGAATATGAGCCTATATCCCTGACCTCTCTTTCCACCCACGACTCTGACACTTTGCTATTGTGGTGGCTAAAGAATCCTCTGGAAGCCAAGAGTTTTGCTGAAATGCTGGGTATAACATACACCGAAAGAATATCTTTAGAAGCGCAAGAAAAAATTTTAAGAGCATCCCATCACTCGGCAAGCTTACTGCATATCAACTTACTAAACGATTATCTTTCCTTGGATCCAGCAATGGTTTCTTCTTCTCCGGAGAAAGAGCGAATAAATATTCCTGGCACCATTTCTAAAACTAACTGGGTTTATCGATGCAAACCCTATTTAGAAGACCTTTTAGAAAGAGATTCTTTTAATAAAAGGATTTCCAGCATTCTCTCAGAACCTCTTTCGAAGTAATTTTTTCTTTCTATATATCTAAAAAACAAGTAGTATGGGTCCCTGGAGATTTCTGCGGTTCTCAGCAGAGTTCTGTTCCAAAAAGTTATTTTATAACAAAGTTGTAAGCGAGTCGTCATCGTTATGTCTAGAAGATGCCAAATTACAGGCAAAAGACCCGAGAGAGGTTTTACCTATACCCTGCGTGGTATTGCCAAAAAAAAGAAGGGAATCGGTTTAAAGGTTACAGGAAAGACTAAAAGACGCTTTCTCCCTAACATCATCAAAAAACGTCTTTGGTCCCCAGAAGAAAATAGGTTTTTGAAGCTCAAAATTTCTACCAGCGCTCTTCGTTTGATTGATAAGATGGGCTTAAAGAAGGCGTTAGCTTCTAGTAAGTCTTCAAAAAGTTCCTAGTTTTTCATTCTAATCCAAGCTTAGGAGAAGGGGTATGTCTGCAGACCTTAGGAAGTTCCTATCCCTTCTCAGGAAGTCCAATCAACTCATAGATGTTAGAGTTCCCGTAGATCCCAACCTAGAGTTGGCGGAAATTCATCGCCGAGTCATTGGCGAAGGCGGTGGAGCTCTCCTCTTTCATAAAGTTTTAGGCTCTCCCTTTCCTGTTGTCACAAACTTATTTGGAACAAAACAGAGAGTAGACCTCGCTTTTTCCTCTTGTCCAAAAAATATTTTTAAAGACATTGCACGGTTAATATCTTCTCCGCCTTCCATCTCGTCTTTATGGAGGAATCGTTCCCTTATCTCTCGTTGCTTGCGTTCAGGAAAACGAAAGGTTTCACCTTTCTTTTGCCCACTAAAGAGAATGGTTTCTCCTGATCTCAACAAAATTCCTATGATAAAATCATGGCCTGAAGATGGCGGCCACTTTGTTACATTGCCACTGGTATACACAAGATCCCCTCTCTCTGGAAAAGAAAATCTTGGAATGTATCGTCTTCAGCGTTTCGACTCCTCCACTCTAGGCCTACATTTTCAAATCCAAAAAGGAGGAGGGGCACACCTTCATGAAGCAGAACAACTAGATAAAGATCTTCCTGTAGGAATATTTATCAGCGGAAACCCCTTTTTAATTCTATCCGCAATAACACCACTTCCAGAAAGTATCTCAGAGCTTTTATTTTGTTCTTTTTTGCAAAATAAAAAGATGCTCTGGTCTGATTGTGAAGAATCTATATTGCCAATCTTTCATGATGCGGAATTTGCTTTCTTTGGAGAATCTGTCAAACACTTGCGTCGTCTAGAAGGCCCTTTTGGAGATCATTATGGATACTATAGTTTGGCCCACAACTTTCCTATA
This is a stretch of genomic DNA from Chlamydiifrater phoenicopteri. It encodes these proteins:
- a CDS encoding 4-alpha-glucanotransferase, which codes for MQGNRPISKDTIRAILSSPTRTHWEKIGISHKDGVCVPLFSLKTRLSCGIGEFTDLIPLFLWCKKIGFHIVQLLPLNDTGEDTSPYNSISSVALNPIFLSLTSLPDIEKISSFRENLSFLRSLNDYDSVQYEAVRKIKIAILREYYEFVGKMCVKTDPLFQSFLEKEAYWLKPYALFRSLRESFQNSPINQWPGNAIEHLDIKFFEERHSDSVAFFQYLQYLCFQQFSLVRKEADKLGILIKGDIPILISNDSADVWYYRKLFTSSVSVGAPPDLYNQEGQNWKLPLYNWEAMEATHYEWWEARLRYAENFYSLYRLDHVAGFFRMWVIPKVGKARFIPAQESEFLVQGVHVLKKLLHFSKMLPVGEDLGDVPLSIRTSLKTLGICGTKIPRWERRWDFDGSFIPLAEYEPISLTSLSTHDSDTLLLWWLKNPLEAKSFAEMLGITYTERISLEAQEKILRASHHSASLLHINLLNDYLSLDPAMVSSSPEKERINIPGTISKTNWVYRCKPYLEDLLERDSFNKRISSILSEPLSK
- the rpmB gene encoding 50S ribosomal protein L28 is translated as MSRRCQITGKRPERGFTYTLRGIAKKKKGIGLKVTGKTKRRFLPNIIKKRLWSPEENRFLKLKISTSALRLIDKMGLKKALASSKSSKSS
- a CDS encoding UbiD family decarboxylase; this translates as MSADLRKFLSLLRKSNQLIDVRVPVDPNLELAEIHRRVIGEGGGALLFHKVLGSPFPVVTNLFGTKQRVDLAFSSCPKNIFKDIARLISSPPSISSLWRNRSLISRCLRSGKRKVSPFFCPLKRMVSPDLNKIPMIKSWPEDGGHFVTLPLVYTRSPLSGKENLGMYRLQRFDSSTLGLHFQIQKGGGAHLHEAEQLDKDLPVGIFISGNPFLILSAITPLPESISELLFCSFLQNKKMLWSDCEESILPIFHDAEFAFFGESVKHLRRLEGPFGDHYGYYSLAHNFPIFKCHSIYHRKNAIYPATVVGKPKQEDFFLGEQIQEYLAPLISLTMPSISSLHTYAEAGFHCVASAVVKERYYKEALVSAFRILGEGQLSLTKFLLLTDFHVELKNFQSLLTVILERCVPHKDLIVFSDTSIDTLDYTGTKLNKGSKAILMGLGAPKRTLPTEYQGPAIPGIVDLAPYSPGCLVLQGTPDCSIPRILDLPSIKNWPLVVLTDNVQKTVESSLSFLWHVFTRFAPATDLHVRIDGICSHRPMYTFPFVIDARMKPHYPKEVEVDPDTYQLVSSRWRTYFS